A single window of uncultured Pseudodesulfovibrio sp. DNA harbors:
- a CDS encoding RsmB/NOP family class I SAM-dependent RNA methyltransferase yields MTQFGRTFRLVCDDTAIPLVESLLVAQGFSFEPEPFYFGARKLTHEPFPLGESLASRFGLIYIQDRSSMLPPLTLDPPLGASVLDMCSAPGSKTSLLSRLVGPHGFVFASEPSADRLGTLRANLRRTGSVNAVTAKAMAQDLPFPEQSWEYIQLDPPCSGWGTAEKNPKVMDVWSGSKTAPLIALQKTLLEKAAGLLKPGGTVLYSTCTTNIEENEEQVAWALETLDLELEPLDEPEGFVFGAPLLDGMDGVLRVDEASAGQGFFLARFRKKALNSATDGSRVQKRELPGNKLRLSRMIGGEHLHLENLPAGEVFNFGGKAFFLPEQALKMIPGSIRWQGFPLGKVAGKGDRLKFLPGGLARILLPSTPKQARFDVLDVDDIAILEQLFTGQSVRFASGKGPVGLYYRGLSLGWLSRKGSRLLWAIK; encoded by the coding sequence ATGACGCAATTTGGACGAACTTTCCGCCTCGTGTGTGATGACACGGCTATTCCTCTTGTGGAGAGCCTGCTTGTTGCTCAGGGTTTTTCTTTTGAACCAGAGCCGTTTTATTTTGGTGCTCGCAAGTTGACGCATGAGCCGTTTCCTCTTGGTGAAAGTTTGGCGTCCCGTTTTGGACTCATATATATTCAAGATCGATCATCAATGCTTCCGCCGCTGACGCTTGATCCGCCTTTAGGAGCCAGCGTCTTGGATATGTGTTCAGCCCCCGGCAGCAAGACGAGCCTCTTGTCTCGGCTTGTCGGGCCGCACGGGTTTGTTTTTGCATCCGAGCCTTCAGCGGACAGGTTGGGAACTCTGAGGGCCAATCTTCGGCGCACAGGGTCAGTCAATGCGGTCACGGCCAAGGCCATGGCTCAGGATTTGCCTTTCCCTGAGCAATCTTGGGAATATATCCAACTTGATCCTCCATGCAGCGGTTGGGGAACAGCCGAAAAAAATCCCAAAGTCATGGATGTCTGGTCCGGTTCCAAGACAGCTCCTTTAATAGCTTTGCAAAAGACGCTCCTTGAAAAGGCGGCAGGCTTACTCAAGCCCGGTGGTACGGTTCTGTATTCGACCTGTACTACTAATATAGAAGAAAACGAGGAGCAGGTGGCTTGGGCGTTAGAAACGCTGGACCTTGAATTGGAGCCGCTTGACGAGCCTGAGGGGTTTGTTTTTGGTGCGCCTCTTCTGGATGGGATGGATGGCGTGTTGCGGGTAGATGAGGCCTCGGCGGGGCAGGGGTTTTTCTTGGCGCGCTTCCGCAAAAAAGCGTTGAACAGTGCAACGGATGGTTCTCGTGTGCAAAAAAGAGAGCTGCCCGGAAACAAATTGCGGCTTTCTCGAATGATCGGTGGCGAGCATCTGCATTTGGAAAATCTTCCGGCTGGCGAAGTGTTCAATTTTGGGGGGAAGGCTTTCTTTTTGCCGGAACAGGCCTTGAAAATGATTCCTGGCTCGATTCGTTGGCAAGGTTTTCCGTTGGGCAAAGTGGCAGGCAAAGGTGATAGATTGAAGTTTTTACCCGGCGGTCTGGCTAGAATCTTGTTGCCGTCAACTCCAAAGCAGGCCCGATTTGATGTTTTGGATGTGGATGATATTGCTATTTTGGAGCAACTTTTTACCGGGCAAAGTGTTCGTTTCGCTTCCGGGAAAGGACCTGTAGGCCTTTATTACCGGGGGCTTTCGCTGGGTTGGCTGTCTCGAAAGGGGAGTCGTCTGTTGTGGGCGATCAAATAG
- a CDS encoding VCBS repeat-containing protein, with the protein MTHRRFITACIALMATLLMALPALASGAKSFAVVPFTYNGPQKYSYFPKALQASLESDLEWLGQVEPTTKDTSSLTTPSNKADALNALRGLELDHLVFGDISILGKKAHIKMEVVSEDGKAWMKKGEMGLDEITSWLDDQSKVIQGDVFNRPGYGTAEKTAKKEIDTDKPASPMSSAFIPADGTYKQDNLNPQFRYEGGAETAGRWRSQTLRYSSYGMYVADGDADGQNEVFILQKSAISAYRFKEGKLQHLSTFDLPSNVMSVRMEIADLNKDGMPEFIIGGYQFESQYGIKAPDGDPRSSILSFEGGKFKYIVKRYSKFLGILRIPPTYMPILVAQKKGQRYLFDKHIYEAFIKGDSISLGQRIQAPPFGTVYNMTYLPQELGYNYVILSNKHKLVTYSQTMERLNESDATFNSSGVVVPTADKMLGMGPGVTEEQIMAYNIPFRMITAPLTSKKYELLVNKDLSASAQIFSSYHYYTQGEIHSLAWDGVGMNLAWKTRRIKGQVSDIALADLNNDGNKQLCVLINTFAGIGYGNRKTVVVAYDLNLQ; encoded by the coding sequence ATGACTCATCGACGTTTTATCACCGCCTGCATCGCCTTGATGGCGACTCTGCTCATGGCTCTACCCGCCCTTGCCTCTGGAGCCAAAAGTTTCGCGGTCGTGCCGTTCACTTACAACGGCCCCCAGAAATATTCATATTTCCCCAAAGCGCTCCAAGCAAGCTTGGAAAGTGACCTCGAATGGTTGGGGCAAGTTGAACCGACCACCAAGGACACATCTTCCCTGACAACTCCTTCCAATAAGGCAGACGCGCTCAACGCTCTTCGCGGACTTGAGCTTGATCATCTGGTATTTGGTGACATTTCCATCCTTGGGAAAAAAGCCCACATCAAGATGGAAGTCGTCAGCGAAGACGGCAAAGCCTGGATGAAAAAAGGTGAGATGGGACTTGATGAAATAACCTCATGGTTAGACGACCAAAGCAAGGTCATTCAGGGCGATGTGTTCAACCGCCCGGGCTATGGAACCGCTGAAAAAACAGCTAAAAAAGAAATCGATACCGACAAGCCTGCTTCTCCCATGTCTTCCGCGTTCATCCCCGCCGACGGCACCTACAAGCAGGACAACCTGAATCCTCAATTCCGCTATGAAGGTGGGGCTGAAACCGCCGGGCGCTGGAGAAGCCAAACCTTGCGCTACTCTTCCTATGGAATGTACGTGGCTGATGGTGATGCCGACGGACAGAACGAAGTTTTCATTCTCCAAAAATCCGCCATCTCTGCCTATCGTTTCAAGGAAGGCAAGTTACAACATTTATCCACCTTTGACTTGCCGTCCAACGTCATGAGTGTCCGTATGGAAATAGCCGACTTAAACAAAGACGGCATGCCGGAATTCATCATTGGCGGCTACCAGTTTGAATCCCAATATGGAATTAAAGCCCCGGACGGAGATCCTCGCTCAAGCATTCTTTCCTTTGAAGGCGGCAAATTCAAATACATCGTTAAAAGATATAGCAAATTCCTGGGCATCCTGAGAATCCCGCCTACTTACATGCCTATTTTGGTCGCCCAGAAAAAAGGACAGCGCTACCTGTTCGACAAACACATTTATGAAGCCTTCATCAAAGGCGATTCCATTTCATTGGGACAAAGAATTCAGGCTCCGCCTTTTGGCACAGTCTACAACATGACGTATCTGCCTCAGGAACTCGGTTACAACTATGTAATTCTCAGCAACAAACACAAGCTCGTAACCTACAGCCAAACAATGGAACGACTGAACGAATCCGACGCGACTTTCAACAGTTCCGGAGTAGTTGTCCCCACGGCTGACAAAATGCTTGGCATGGGTCCCGGCGTCACTGAAGAACAAATCATGGCGTATAACATTCCCTTCAGAATGATTACGGCCCCGCTCACATCCAAAAAATACGAATTGCTGGTCAACAAAGATTTGTCGGCATCGGCTCAAATATTTTCCAGCTATCACTACTACACACAGGGCGAAATTCATTCACTGGCCTGGGATGGCGTAGGCATGAACCTCGCGTGGAAAACCCGCCGCATCAAGGGACAGGTTTCCGACATCGCCTTGGCTGATCTGAACAACGATGGCAACAAACAGTTGTGTGTTCTCATCAACACTTTTGCAGGCATAGGCTACGGCAACCGCAAGACCGTAGTTGTGGCTTACGACCTCAACCTTCAGTAA
- a CDS encoding TRAP transporter substrate-binding protein, which translates to MRKIMSLMAVSIALVCLMGASAMAGTTLTYANFPPAPTFPCIQMEHWKTEVEKRTNGDIAVQTFPGSTLLGAKNMLRGVQTGQADIGCISTAYYPGVFPLISVVNLPVAFTSTEVASRVMWDMFQKYQPKEFKDVKVLTMFTSAPSHVMSKVAVKQLSDLKGLELRASGSILKILSGLGAQGVGMPMSQTPEALQKGVVKGLVSSYDVLKDLNFAEQCRYETVTNLPVYPFAIIMNKARWESLSAETKKVLDDLGREQAVWTGKYLDDYTSQALAWAKEKYQVEVFKLTDAEYAEIKKQGEPLIAAWKADAAKAGLDAEAILAEMLALKAKYEAQ; encoded by the coding sequence ATGCGAAAAATCATGAGCCTGATGGCGGTCAGTATTGCACTGGTTTGCCTGATGGGTGCTTCAGCTATGGCCGGGACCACCCTGACCTATGCGAACTTCCCGCCCGCCCCGACCTTCCCATGCATACAGATGGAGCATTGGAAAACTGAAGTCGAGAAACGGACCAACGGCGACATCGCTGTTCAAACTTTCCCCGGCTCCACTTTATTGGGCGCAAAAAACATGCTTCGAGGCGTTCAGACGGGACAGGCCGACATTGGCTGTATTTCTACAGCATACTACCCTGGAGTGTTTCCGCTCATCTCCGTGGTCAATCTGCCTGTGGCCTTTACCTCTACAGAGGTCGCCAGCCGGGTCATGTGGGATATGTTCCAAAAATATCAGCCGAAGGAATTCAAGGACGTCAAGGTCCTGACCATGTTCACCTCGGCCCCGTCCCACGTCATGAGCAAGGTCGCCGTCAAACAGTTATCAGACCTCAAAGGGCTTGAACTCCGTGCTTCCGGTTCCATCTTGAAAATTCTGAGCGGCCTGGGGGCACAAGGCGTGGGCATGCCCATGTCCCAGACTCCTGAAGCTCTGCAAAAAGGTGTCGTTAAAGGACTTGTGTCCTCATACGACGTGCTGAAAGACCTAAACTTTGCCGAACAATGCCGCTATGAAACTGTCACCAACCTGCCAGTCTATCCCTTCGCCATCATCATGAACAAGGCTCGTTGGGAATCCCTGTCTGCCGAGACCAAGAAGGTCCTCGACGATCTGGGACGTGAACAGGCTGTGTGGACCGGCAAATACTTGGACGACTACACCAGTCAGGCTCTTGCCTGGGCCAAAGAAAAGTATCAGGTAGAGGTCTTTAAACTGACTGACGCCGAATACGCAGAAATCAAGAAACAGGGTGAACCGCTCATCGCGGCCTGGAAGGCCGATGCGGCCAAGGCCGGACTTGATGCGGAAGCTATCCTCGCTGAAATGCTCGCCCTCAAGGCGAAATACGAAGCACAATAA
- a CDS encoding TRAP transporter small permease: MIDTLDSISGFIAKILTALAGIFLVAMMLLACANMILRAVWAPLQGTFELMGFMGAVVAAFSLAFAQRKKAHIAVGILLARFPAIIRRLTDAATSACSCAFFTLAGIETWKWAAFLVQTNEVSETLQIVYHPFVFAASAGCLALAFVLAVDTLKTLTAEKVA, translated from the coding sequence ATGATCGATACTCTGGATTCCATCAGCGGCTTCATTGCCAAAATACTTACAGCTCTGGCCGGAATATTTCTTGTGGCCATGATGCTTCTGGCCTGTGCCAACATGATATTGCGCGCAGTTTGGGCACCATTGCAGGGCACCTTCGAACTCATGGGGTTCATGGGTGCTGTCGTGGCCGCTTTTTCACTGGCCTTTGCCCAACGCAAAAAAGCCCACATAGCTGTGGGGATCCTGCTCGCACGGTTCCCGGCAATAATCCGAAGACTGACAGACGCAGCGACCAGCGCATGTTCCTGCGCCTTTTTCACTCTGGCCGGAATCGAAACATGGAAATGGGCCGCTTTTCTCGTGCAAACCAACGAAGTCTCGGAGACGCTTCAAATCGTTTACCATCCATTCGTTTTCGCGGCCTCGGCAGGTTGTCTCGCCCTTGCATTCGTTCTGGCCGTTGACACACTCAAAACCCTGACCGCAGAGAAGGTGGCGTAA
- a CDS encoding TRAP transporter large permease: protein MDPITAGILGTLILLASIFFLRIPVGFAMGIIGFGGFAYVLNWNAATGMLGTELWNVFSKYGLTVIPLFILMGQICFYSGVNERLYKSAYAWMGEIRGGIAMTTVLACAGFAAICGSNSATAATMSTVALPEMKKFKYSPILSTGVVAAGATLGVVIPPSVVLIIIGLQTSQSIAQLFVGGMVPGVLLTVLFLSTIWYLCKKNPDWGPAGPKTTFAEKLRSLPGSIEMVILFFLVMGGLFLGFFTPTEAGAAGAGLALLIAVLSGKMSWKKFHLAVNDSLKISCMIMVIMLGAVIFGRFLAITRLPFEAAGWVAGLPIPPLVIIGVICLIYVIGGMVMDALALLLVTIPIFFPVVTAMGYDPLWFGVLITVVTTLGAITPPVGVNTFIVASMAKDVPMTDVFKGVSYFVAAYVLCVAILMLFPGLVTFLPRLMQ from the coding sequence ATGGATCCGATCACAGCCGGAATCCTCGGCACCCTCATACTGCTCGCCTCTATCTTTTTTCTCCGTATTCCGGTGGGATTTGCCATGGGCATCATCGGATTCGGCGGATTCGCCTATGTCCTGAACTGGAACGCGGCCACCGGCATGCTCGGCACCGAACTCTGGAACGTCTTCTCCAAATATGGCCTGACCGTTATTCCGCTCTTCATCCTCATGGGACAAATCTGTTTCTATTCCGGGGTCAACGAACGTTTATACAAATCCGCTTACGCCTGGATGGGTGAAATCCGTGGCGGTATCGCCATGACCACTGTTCTGGCCTGTGCCGGATTTGCGGCCATCTGCGGATCCAACTCGGCCACCGCCGCCACCATGTCCACCGTGGCACTGCCCGAGATGAAGAAATTCAAATATAGCCCAATCCTCTCCACCGGCGTGGTTGCTGCCGGCGCGACACTCGGCGTAGTAATCCCGCCATCCGTCGTCCTGATTATCATCGGATTACAAACCAGCCAGTCCATTGCACAGCTCTTTGTCGGCGGTATGGTTCCCGGCGTACTGTTGACCGTGCTCTTCCTCTCCACCATCTGGTATCTCTGCAAAAAGAACCCGGACTGGGGTCCGGCCGGACCGAAGACCACATTCGCGGAAAAACTCCGCTCCCTGCCCGGTTCCATTGAAATGGTCATACTCTTTTTCCTGGTCATGGGCGGTTTGTTTCTTGGGTTCTTCACGCCCACCGAGGCCGGTGCAGCCGGTGCGGGACTCGCACTGCTCATTGCTGTTCTTTCCGGAAAAATGAGCTGGAAAAAATTCCACTTGGCCGTAAACGACTCGCTCAAGATTTCCTGTATGATCATGGTCATCATGCTCGGCGCGGTCATCTTTGGCCGATTTCTAGCTATCACGCGCCTGCCCTTCGAGGCCGCAGGCTGGGTAGCTGGATTGCCTATCCCGCCCCTCGTCATTATTGGGGTTATCTGTTTGATCTACGTCATTGGCGGCATGGTCATGGACGCACTCGCCTTGCTTCTCGTAACCATCCCGATCTTCTTCCCTGTGGTTACGGCCATGGGTTACGACCCGCTCTGGTTCGGTGTTCTTATCACCGTTGTCACGACACTTGGAGCCATCACCCCGCCCGTCGGTGTCAACACTTTCATTGTGGCGTCCATGGCAAAAGACGTACCCATGACCGACGTATTCAAAGGCGTATCCTATTTCGTTGCCGCTTATGTGTTATGTGTGGCGATTCTGATGCTCTTCCCCGGCCTCGTCACATTCTTGCCGAGACTGATGCAGTAA